One stretch of Segatella copri DNA includes these proteins:
- a CDS encoding DUF6298 domain-containing protein — protein MKRLFSIWIFTLVGVVQIFAQPFAFDFSYVGYQQSEKEIPDADVVVFVKWKEGDQSARIQKAIDFVSARKMDKKTGLRGAVLLDKGVFELSQPLRIQTSGVVLRGTDRNQTVLYKKGVDREAVVYLESEKQMQTLGEPMKLSAPWKLGERKVTLPAGCKMGDEILIVRPSTKEWIQKMGCADFGAGKDLGYWGWHPGEIDVRWTRSVVSDGKGGLQLDAPLSMSLGQDDAECFVQRIAGNDWRLKNVGVENLTIDSEYDTTNPKDENHAWEGVYINKVKDGWVRMVNFRHLAGSAVVTQRDASRITVEDCISQAPVSEIGGYRRRTFLCMGEQCLFQRCYSEQGMHDFVAGLCAAGPNAFVQCDGYESLGYSGAVGPWCTGLLFDNVNIDGNDIKFCNLGLEGYGIGWNTANSLAYQCTAAGIFADSIPDGSNNHVFACWAQFNGSGDFQQCNNHAKPWSRFASLLEKRLGRDVSAQCRVLERERNNVSNNPTYDVAQKMVEEARKPRITMQMWIADSARFMASVSPVKAMAVDKIKERSKKKADLAHAGKPVFAIKEGKIMVADTLLKGARMNTPWWNGRVRYSAFPKIADAVTRFVPGMEGQGTTTRVDSVVAHLRDKHVVLFNQNYGLWYDRRRDDHERVRRRDGDVWAPFYEQPFARSGQGTAWDGLSKYDLTKLNPWYISRIEELAEKGAKNGLLVINQHYFQHNILEAGAHWVDCPWRPVNNINGTVFPEPVPFAGDKRVWMAEYFYNIDNPVMRQLHKQYIMKMLDAFADEPNVIQSIGEEYTGPYHFTKFWLQTVAEWEAKTGKHVWVALSCNKDVQDAILQDPGLRKVVDIIHIEQWYYTQKGLYAPEGGKNLAPRQYQRRLRPGKVTYDDVFKSVSEYRQAYPEKAVIYSGASAPENGKAVMDAGGSCPNVK, from the coding sequence ATGAAAAGATTATTTTCTATATGGATATTTACGTTAGTAGGGGTTGTGCAAATCTTTGCGCAACCCTTCGCGTTTGATTTTAGCTACGTGGGCTACCAGCAGAGCGAAAAGGAGATTCCGGATGCGGACGTTGTGGTCTTCGTAAAATGGAAAGAAGGCGACCAGAGCGCTCGCATACAGAAAGCCATCGACTTTGTTTCTGCCCGCAAAATGGATAAGAAGACGGGACTACGAGGGGCTGTCTTGCTCGATAAGGGTGTATTCGAACTCTCACAGCCGCTTCGTATCCAGACTTCGGGCGTGGTGCTGAGAGGTACTGACCGCAATCAGACGGTGCTATATAAAAAAGGTGTAGACCGTGAGGCGGTGGTGTATCTGGAAAGCGAAAAGCAGATGCAGACGCTGGGCGAACCCATGAAATTGTCTGCTCCCTGGAAGTTGGGAGAGCGGAAAGTGACGCTGCCTGCTGGCTGCAAGATGGGCGATGAGATACTGATAGTACGTCCTTCTACCAAGGAATGGATTCAGAAGATGGGCTGTGCTGACTTCGGTGCAGGCAAGGATCTGGGCTATTGGGGCTGGCATCCGGGAGAAATCGATGTGCGCTGGACCCGTAGTGTGGTTTCTGACGGAAAGGGAGGATTGCAGTTGGATGCTCCTTTATCCATGTCGCTCGGTCAGGATGATGCGGAATGCTTCGTTCAGCGCATCGCCGGTAATGACTGGCGCTTGAAGAATGTGGGTGTAGAAAATCTCACGATAGATTCTGAATATGATACTACCAATCCGAAGGATGAAAACCATGCCTGGGAGGGTGTATATATTAATAAGGTGAAAGACGGTTGGGTAAGAATGGTGAATTTCCGCCATCTGGCTGGTTCGGCAGTCGTAACCCAGCGTGATGCTTCCCGTATCACGGTAGAGGATTGCATTTCTCAGGCTCCTGTCTCGGAAATCGGTGGCTACCGTCGTCGCACTTTCCTCTGTATGGGCGAACAATGTCTGTTCCAGCGTTGCTATTCTGAACAGGGCATGCACGATTTTGTGGCTGGTCTCTGTGCTGCGGGTCCTAATGCCTTCGTACAATGCGATGGTTATGAATCGCTGGGTTATAGTGGTGCAGTGGGACCTTGGTGTACAGGATTGCTCTTCGATAATGTGAATATCGATGGCAACGACATCAAGTTCTGCAATCTCGGTCTCGAAGGCTACGGCATCGGATGGAATACAGCCAACAGCCTCGCTTACCAATGTACGGCTGCCGGAATCTTTGCCGACAGCATTCCTGATGGCAGCAACAACCATGTGTTTGCCTGTTGGGCGCAGTTTAATGGTTCTGGCGATTTCCAGCAATGTAACAATCATGCCAAACCATGGAGCCGCTTTGCCTCTCTTCTGGAGAAACGACTGGGTAGGGATGTCTCTGCCCAATGTCGTGTGCTGGAGAGAGAACGCAACAATGTGAGCAACAATCCTACCTATGATGTGGCACAGAAGATGGTAGAGGAGGCTCGCAAACCTCGCATCACCATGCAGATGTGGATAGCAGACAGCGCCCGGTTCATGGCTTCTGTTTCTCCTGTCAAGGCTATGGCTGTGGATAAAATCAAGGAACGTTCTAAGAAAAAGGCGGACCTTGCCCATGCCGGGAAGCCTGTCTTCGCGATAAAGGAGGGTAAGATCATGGTGGCTGATACGCTGTTGAAGGGTGCAAGAATGAATACCCCTTGGTGGAACGGACGTGTTCGTTACTCGGCTTTCCCTAAGATTGCCGATGCCGTGACCCGTTTTGTGCCGGGAATGGAGGGACAGGGCACTACCACCCGTGTGGATAGTGTGGTGGCTCATCTTCGTGATAAGCATGTGGTGCTCTTCAATCAGAACTACGGCTTGTGGTATGACCGTCGCCGTGATGACCACGAACGTGTGCGCCGCCGTGATGGAGATGTCTGGGCTCCGTTCTATGAGCAGCCTTTTGCCAGAAGCGGACAGGGCACGGCTTGGGACGGACTGAGTAAGTATGACCTTACAAAGTTGAATCCGTGGTACATCAGCCGCATTGAGGAATTGGCAGAAAAGGGAGCCAAGAATGGTTTGCTGGTTATCAACCAGCACTATTTCCAGCATAATATTCTGGAGGCAGGTGCCCATTGGGTAGATTGTCCATGGCGCCCGGTCAACAATATCAATGGTACGGTGTTCCCTGAACCTGTTCCTTTTGCCGGTGATAAGCGTGTATGGATGGCTGAATACTTCTATAATATAGATAATCCGGTGATGCGCCAGCTGCATAAGCAGTATATCATGAAGATGCTGGATGCCTTTGCTGATGAGCCGAACGTGATTCAGTCGATTGGTGAAGAGTATACGGGTCCTTATCATTTTACGAAGTTCTGGTTGCAGACCGTTGCCGAATGGGAGGCTAAGACGGGCAAGCATGTCTGGGTGGCTTTGTCGTGCAACAAGGATGTGCAGGATGCCATCCTCCAGGATCCGGGGTTGAGAAAGGTGGTTGACATCATTCATATTGAACAGTGGTATTATACCCAGAAGGGACTTTATGCTCCTGAAGGAGGCAAGAATCTGGCACCTCGCCAGTATCAGCGTCGCCTTCGTCCGGGCAAGGTTACTTATGATGATGTCTTCAAGAGTGTGAGCGAGTATCGTCAGGCTTATCCTGAGAAGGCTGTCATTTACAGTGGGGCTTCGGCACCCGAGAATGGCAAGGCGGTGATGGATGCCGGCGGCTCCTGTCCGAATGTGAAGTAA
- a CDS encoding NAD kinase, translating to MAQQHLKFAIFGNEYQAKKSASIEKILLYLEKKEAEVYVENAYYEFLTRDQHLDVKAAGVFEDYNFDVDYVISMGGDGTFLKAASRVGAKGTPIIGVNMGRLGFLADVLPSEIESALDSLYAGECLIEEHAVIQVEAEGGVLAGNPFALNDIAVLKRDDASMISIRTHVDGEFLVTYQADGLIVTTPTGSTAYNLSNGGPIIIPQSGSICLTPVAPHSLNIRPIVINDTAVITLDIESRSHNYLVAIDGRSERMTEETRLIIRKAPHSIKIVKQRNQRYFSTLREKLMWGADQRER from the coding sequence ATGGCACAGCAACATTTAAAATTCGCAATATTTGGTAATGAATACCAGGCTAAGAAGTCGGCTTCGATAGAGAAAATCCTTCTTTATCTCGAAAAGAAGGAGGCTGAAGTTTATGTGGAGAATGCTTATTACGAGTTTCTTACCCGCGACCAGCATCTCGATGTGAAGGCGGCTGGGGTGTTCGAGGATTATAACTTCGATGTGGATTACGTCATCTCTATGGGTGGTGACGGTACCTTCCTGAAGGCAGCGAGCCGTGTGGGAGCCAAGGGTACACCTATCATCGGTGTGAATATGGGCAGATTGGGCTTCCTTGCCGATGTGCTGCCTAGTGAGATAGAGTCGGCGCTGGACAGTCTTTATGCTGGTGAATGTCTGATAGAGGAGCATGCGGTGATTCAGGTTGAGGCTGAAGGAGGCGTTCTGGCTGGCAATCCGTTCGCACTCAACGATATTGCCGTGCTGAAGCGTGATGATGCTTCGATGATTTCCATCCGTACGCATGTAGATGGCGAATTCCTCGTCACTTATCAGGCGGATGGTCTGATTGTTACTACGCCAACCGGTTCTACGGCATACAATCTCTCGAATGGCGGACCTATCATCATTCCGCAGAGTGGTAGCATCTGTCTTACTCCGGTAGCTCCTCACAGTCTGAACATCCGGCCTATCGTAATCAACGATACGGCAGTCATCACGCTCGATATCGAGAGTCGCAGCCACAACTATCTGGTAGCCATCGATGGTCGTAGTGAGCGTATGACGGAGGAAACCCGCCTCATTATCCGCAAGGCTCCTCATAGCATCAAGATTGTGAAGCAGCGCAACCAGCGTTACTTCTCTACCCTGAGAGAGAAACTGATGTGGGGGGCTGACCAGCGCGAAAGATAA
- a CDS encoding RNA polymerase sigma factor, with protein MKTSYNNIREREEAAQTLLAAYRQGDQNAFMSLYDMYAEMLLNYGLCITSDKELVKDCVQDVFIKLISKIQDLQVTKVTSYLLISLRNRLLDEFRRKNYMTETAVEDIRISTTVEDVENSYILDESSLNNVRKVQILMDELTPRQRQVFTLYYIEQRKYEDICDIMQMNYHSVRNLVHRGMLKLRAAVAV; from the coding sequence ATGAAAACAAGCTACAATAACATCAGAGAAAGAGAGGAAGCAGCACAGACGTTGCTCGCTGCCTATCGTCAAGGCGACCAGAACGCTTTCATGTCTTTATATGATATGTACGCGGAAATGTTGCTCAATTATGGTCTGTGTATTACATCAGACAAAGAACTTGTAAAAGATTGTGTACAAGATGTGTTTATCAAACTCATCTCTAAAATCCAGGATTTACAAGTTACAAAGGTAACCTCTTACCTACTCATTTCTCTCCGCAACAGATTGCTGGATGAGTTTCGCCGCAAGAACTATATGACAGAGACTGCGGTGGAGGATATCCGTATCTCTACAACAGTAGAAGATGTGGAAAACTCTTATATCCTTGATGAAAGTTCACTCAATAATGTTCGTAAGGTACAGATCCTGATGGATGAGCTGACACCACGCCAGCGCCAGGTGTTCACCTTATATTATATAGAGCAGCGCAAATATGAGGACATCTGCGACATCATGCAGATGAACTATCATAGTGTACGCAACCTGGTACATCGTGGCATGTTGAAGTTACGTGCAGCCGTAGCAGTATAA
- a CDS encoding DJ-1 family glyoxalase III: MAKVYEFLANGFEEIEGLAPVDILRRGGVDIKTVSVTGTEWVETSHGVTIKADLKFEDIASFEDADMLMIPGGMPGSTNLNEHEGVRQALIAQHKAGKRIGAICAAPMVLASTGILEGKKATCYPGFEQYFGENTEYTATLFQEDGNVITGEGPAATLPYAYKILSYFVSKETVAALQDGMMYDHLMQSK; encoded by the coding sequence ATGGCAAAGGTATATGAATTTCTTGCCAATGGCTTCGAGGAAATCGAAGGATTGGCTCCGGTTGACATCCTCCGTAGAGGTGGTGTAGACATCAAGACTGTAAGTGTAACGGGTACTGAATGGGTAGAAACATCGCATGGTGTTACCATCAAGGCTGACCTGAAGTTTGAGGATATTGCCAGCTTTGAAGATGCTGACATGCTGATGATTCCGGGCGGAATGCCAGGCAGTACAAACCTCAACGAACACGAAGGTGTACGCCAGGCGCTCATCGCCCAGCACAAGGCTGGTAAGCGAATCGGTGCCATCTGCGCAGCCCCAATGGTTCTGGCAAGCACAGGCATTCTCGAAGGAAAGAAGGCTACCTGTTATCCTGGTTTCGAGCAGTATTTCGGCGAGAACACCGAATATACCGCCACCCTCTTCCAGGAAGACGGCAACGTGATTACGGGCGAAGGTCCTGCAGCAACCCTCCCATACGCCTATAAGATATTGAGCTATTTCGTAAGCAAGGAAACCGTAGCTGCCCTGCAGGATGGCATGATGTATGATCATCTCATGCAGAGCAAGTAA
- a CDS encoding T9SS type A sorting domain-containing protein, translating to MKRQVLFSMALVSALTASAQRIDFNLAGRSESQVNEPEYTAWAVNTCETESKEVEDADGNPITITLANDASYAGRRLKSCWFKNGLSSSKLIADGFAIYGYEDGNTPQITEGAVRLNITLKGLSTGKHSLMAYHNNNDSFNAPKLDVYVNGTRQQEGIAQTNRALTPSACGMSYVTFVAEEGKDVVISYVTTPSASDDKSGNYTTSLTINALIFDRPNPQTAATDPYPENRDYHADADNGSLTIFWTSAEKAVKHHVLIGTDANSLTEVATTTEAKYTFNQTSNLNTYYWRIDEEDAAGMVYEGDVWTFRPRHLAFPGAEGYGKYATGGRGGSVYHVTTLEDNGDDENPIEGSFRYGIKKATGPRTIVFDVAGVIDLKKRLTCSDEYVTIAGQTAPGNGIMLRGCPFGMASEGITRFLRMRLGHKETNGGTISDEDKVNGLDGMGMAGNDNAIMDHCSISWTIDEAFSSRNAKSLTLQRTLISEALNVAGHPNYSAGTAHGYAATIGGGEMSATLKVGSYHHNLLAHCEGRNWSLSGGLDGVGAYDGHHDVFNNVVYNWGGRATDGGSHEVNFVNNYYKMGPATTQKKLFRLQLEGTGSGTQSAYVHGNIRQAAGNGALTEDKLKDTYVVETSNGQVVNWEPFVSKPFFESLAAIESAKAAYKNVLCDVGANQPFLDNHDTRMVNETLAGTTTAVGSQSGKKGLIDSEEDKGCEGFKGLNITEAKREANWDTDQDGMPDWWEEVKGVSDGNADENADGYTNLEEYLNWLAEPHFTLKQGESVTIDMKKYFAGYTNNPQFECEAKGDAMSKMSHDTGANEGEYIFTANEDCGKALVDYTVKVSDDDNISTYTRTFHFYLTDGSATGIQNIQTSIAADSYEVYNAAGIKVRKGKNLDSLPSGVYIIKALKDGKVISSKKTCIQ from the coding sequence ATGAAAAGACAAGTATTATTCTCGATGGCTTTAGTCTCAGCACTGACAGCATCGGCACAGAGAATCGACTTCAATCTGGCAGGTCGTTCCGAGTCACAGGTCAATGAACCCGAGTACACAGCATGGGCAGTAAACACCTGCGAAACAGAATCGAAGGAAGTAGAAGATGCTGACGGAAATCCTATCACCATCACGCTGGCTAATGATGCCTCTTATGCAGGCAGAAGACTGAAATCATGCTGGTTCAAGAACGGACTCAGCAGTTCCAAGCTCATCGCCGACGGCTTTGCCATCTATGGTTACGAAGACGGTAACACCCCACAGATAACCGAAGGTGCCGTCCGCCTCAACATCACCCTCAAAGGACTGAGCACCGGCAAGCACTCGCTGATGGCTTACCATAACAACAACGATAGTTTCAATGCACCGAAGCTCGATGTATACGTCAACGGCACCAGACAGCAGGAAGGCATCGCACAGACCAACAGAGCCCTGACTCCATCAGCCTGCGGCATGTCGTACGTAACTTTTGTAGCTGAAGAGGGAAAGGATGTCGTCATCTCTTACGTTACCACACCGAGTGCCAGCGATGACAAGAGCGGCAATTATACCACCTCGCTCACCATCAACGCCCTCATCTTCGACCGTCCGAATCCACAGACAGCAGCTACAGATCCTTATCCGGAGAACAGAGATTATCATGCCGATGCCGATAACGGATCGCTCACCATCTTCTGGACTTCAGCCGAAAAAGCCGTCAAGCACCATGTCCTGATAGGTACAGATGCCAACAGTCTTACAGAAGTAGCTACAACTACCGAGGCAAAATATACGTTCAACCAGACATCCAACCTCAACACCTATTACTGGCGAATCGACGAGGAAGATGCTGCCGGCATGGTATACGAAGGTGATGTATGGACCTTCCGTCCACGTCATCTAGCCTTCCCTGGTGCAGAAGGATATGGTAAGTATGCTACGGGCGGCAGAGGCGGAAGCGTTTATCACGTAACCACACTCGAAGATAATGGCGATGATGAGAATCCGATAGAGGGTTCCTTCCGTTACGGTATCAAGAAAGCTACCGGACCGCGCACCATCGTCTTTGATGTGGCGGGCGTCATTGACCTGAAAAAACGACTCACCTGCAGCGACGAATACGTTACTATCGCCGGACAGACGGCTCCAGGCAACGGCATCATGCTGCGCGGCTGTCCTTTCGGTATGGCAAGCGAAGGCATCACCCGTTTCCTCCGCATGCGTCTGGGACATAAGGAGACCAACGGAGGAACTATCAGCGATGAAGATAAAGTGAACGGACTCGACGGTATGGGAATGGCAGGCAACGACAATGCCATCATGGACCATTGCTCTATCTCCTGGACCATCGATGAGGCATTCTCAAGCCGCAACGCCAAGAGTCTTACTCTTCAGCGCACCCTGATTTCCGAAGCGCTCAATGTGGCAGGTCATCCTAACTATAGTGCGGGTACAGCCCACGGATATGCAGCAACCATCGGCGGCGGCGAAATGTCGGCAACACTCAAGGTAGGTTCTTATCACCACAACCTGCTGGCTCATTGCGAAGGAAGAAACTGGAGTTTGAGCGGCGGACTGGATGGCGTAGGAGCTTACGATGGTCATCACGATGTATTTAATAATGTGGTTTACAACTGGGGTGGCCGTGCTACGGATGGTGGCAGCCACGAGGTGAATTTCGTGAACAACTATTATAAGATGGGACCAGCTACCACCCAGAAGAAACTGTTCCGCCTTCAGCTTGAAGGCACTGGAAGCGGTACACAGAGTGCATACGTTCATGGCAATATCCGTCAGGCTGCAGGCAATGGAGCCCTGACAGAAGATAAACTCAAAGATACCTATGTTGTCGAAACATCAAATGGTCAGGTAGTAAACTGGGAGCCATTCGTTTCGAAACCATTCTTCGAGTCTCTGGCAGCTATCGAGAGTGCCAAGGCAGCCTATAAGAACGTGCTCTGCGATGTGGGAGCCAACCAGCCTTTCCTAGATAATCACGATACCCGAATGGTGAACGAGACGTTAGCCGGAACTACCACGGCAGTAGGCAGTCAGAGTGGCAAGAAGGGACTTATCGACAGCGAAGAAGATAAGGGATGCGAAGGTTTCAAGGGCTTGAACATCACAGAGGCCAAGCGCGAAGCCAACTGGGATACCGACCAAGACGGAATGCCAGACTGGTGGGAGGAAGTAAAAGGCGTAAGCGACGGAAATGCCGATGAAAACGCAGATGGCTACACCAATCTCGAAGAATATCTCAACTGGCTTGCCGAGCCTCACTTCACTCTCAAACAGGGAGAAAGCGTAACCATCGACATGAAGAAATACTTTGCCGGCTACACCAACAATCCTCAGTTTGAATGCGAGGCAAAGGGTGATGCGATGAGCAAGATGAGTCATGATACGGGTGCCAACGAGGGTGAATATATTTTCACCGCCAACGAAGATTGTGGAAAGGCGCTCGTAGATTATACTGTCAAGGTAAGCGATGATGACAACATCAGTACCTATACCCGCACCTTCCATTTCTATCTGACAGATGGTTCTGCAACAGGCATTCAAAACATTCAGACCTCAATCGCAGCCGATAGCTACGAGGTATACAATGCTGCAGGTATCAAGGTGAGAAAAGGCAAGAATCTCGATTCTCTCCCATCAGGTGTTTATATCATCAAGGCATTGAAGGATGGCAAGGTAATCAGTTCGAAGAAAACTTGCATACAATAA
- a CDS encoding DUF3826 domain-containing protein: MKKLLRNKLLGAACLLLLPLGAGAQVQLDSVGRDAKYVNNIIARSQKIVDALQLTDKSSKQNVLHIICNRYFLLNDIYEKFGKNKAERDAELYKHHFEFAANLENYLSEKQVEQVKDGMTFGVVPKTYQAHLEMIPSLKENEKLQILNWLKEAREFAIDAENSKAKHGWFGKYKGRINNWLTKRGYDLKAEHEGWYKRIEAAKKK; this comes from the coding sequence ATGAAAAAACTTTTGAGAAATAAGTTGTTAGGCGCAGCCTGTCTGCTCTTGCTTCCTTTGGGAGCAGGAGCACAGGTACAGCTCGACAGCGTGGGGCGTGATGCCAAGTATGTGAACAACATCATCGCCCGTTCGCAGAAAATCGTGGATGCGCTGCAACTGACTGATAAAAGTAGCAAGCAGAATGTGCTCCACATCATCTGTAACCGTTATTTCCTGCTGAACGATATCTATGAGAAGTTCGGCAAGAATAAGGCTGAGCGTGATGCGGAACTCTATAAGCACCACTTTGAATTTGCTGCCAATCTGGAAAACTATCTCTCAGAGAAGCAGGTAGAGCAGGTGAAGGATGGTATGACCTTCGGTGTCGTTCCGAAAACCTATCAGGCTCATCTGGAGATGATTCCTTCTCTGAAAGAAAACGAGAAACTCCAAATTCTCAATTGGTTGAAAGAAGCTCGCGAGTTTGCCATTGATGCTGAAAATTCCAAGGCTAAACATGGCTGGTTCGGAAAATACAAGGGACGCATCAATAACTGGCTCACTAAACGGGGCTACGACCTGAAGGCAGAGCACGAGGGTTGGTATAAGCGTATTGAAGCGGCAAAGAAAAAATAA
- a CDS encoding 2-C-methyl-D-erythritol 4-phosphate cytidylyltransferase, whose protein sequence is MDYVIIVAGGKGLRMGSEIPKQFLPVAGKPILMRTIERFHEYDPALNIILVLPESQQAYWHQLCEEHHFSIKHQIANGGDTRFQSSKNGLALIPDDEDGVVGIHDGVRPFVSKEVIEECFETAREEYAAIPVYAVTDTLRYIDQHGGGKNVLRSDYRVVQTPQTFDIGLAKQAFNQEYKEQFTDDASVIESLGCQVAMVEGNRENIKITTPFDIKIAEALLG, encoded by the coding sequence ATGGATTACGTAATCATAGTAGCCGGAGGCAAGGGCCTCCGCATGGGAAGTGAGATTCCAAAACAGTTCTTGCCGGTAGCGGGCAAGCCTATCCTGATGCGCACCATAGAGCGTTTTCATGAATATGATCCTGCATTGAACATCATCCTGGTTCTGCCGGAGAGTCAGCAAGCATACTGGCACCAGCTCTGCGAGGAGCATCATTTCAGCATCAAGCACCAGATAGCTAATGGTGGCGACACCCGTTTCCAGTCATCCAAAAACGGACTGGCTCTCATTCCTGATGATGAAGATGGCGTTGTGGGCATTCACGATGGTGTGCGCCCATTCGTATCTAAGGAAGTGATTGAAGAATGTTTCGAGACGGCTCGCGAAGAATATGCAGCCATCCCTGTATATGCCGTAACCGACACCCTGCGCTATATCGACCAGCACGGAGGCGGAAAGAATGTGCTGCGCAGCGATTACCGCGTGGTGCAGACTCCCCAGACCTTCGACATCGGTCTGGCAAAGCAGGCTTTCAACCAGGAATACAAGGAACAGTTCACCGATGATGCTTCGGTGATAGAAAGTCTTGGCTGTCAGGTTGCAATGGTAGAGGGTAACCGTGAGAACATCAAGATTACTACCCCATTCGACATCAAGATAGCTGAAGCGTTGCTGGGGTAA
- a CDS encoding polysaccharide lyase — MQRSKKIFAAMALTILPAATFAQYPTITKEAQAKIDSMQAAWTAHSDSAWAVAFPIVKQEAMAGRPYVPWASRPYDLRQAKIPAFPGAEGGGMFTFGGRGGKVLTVTNLNDAGPGSFRWACEQGGARIIVFNVSGNIVLKTPIIVRAPYITIAGQTAPGEGVMVSGESFQVDTHDVIVRHMRFRRGNTHVWYREDSFGGNPVGNIMIDHCSCEFGLDENISFYRHMFDLHDGKPKRKVPTVNVTIQNTISAKALDTWNHAFGSTIGGENSTFMRNLWADNTGRNPSIGWGGVFNFVNNIVYNWVHRTADGGEFSTMSNFINNYYKPGPLTPKGAISYRIVKSESRSNKLFPWAQYGRIYAEGNIVEGNEAVTKDNWNGGIQIADKDLPNGIPADVKALMRSNEPFVMPHMTIIPKDQTFDKVLESVGATIPSRDIVDQRIVEEVRTGQAYYVKKLPKKNPYGDFWGLADKSKAEDGSFKYRRLDKDSYKLGIITDICQVGGFPKYKKVKPYVDTDGDGMPDEWEIANGLNPNDPSDANKDCTGDGYTNIEKYINGISTKEKVDWTDMKNNHDTLAEKGKLL, encoded by the coding sequence ATGCAAAGAAGTAAGAAGATTTTCGCTGCGATGGCATTGACTATCTTGCCAGCAGCAACTTTCGCTCAGTATCCTACTATCACAAAGGAGGCTCAGGCGAAGATTGATTCTATGCAAGCTGCATGGACTGCCCATTCTGATTCTGCTTGGGCTGTGGCTTTCCCTATTGTAAAACAAGAGGCAATGGCAGGACGTCCTTATGTGCCATGGGCTTCCCGTCCATACGATTTGCGCCAGGCTAAGATTCCTGCATTCCCTGGTGCTGAGGGTGGCGGTATGTTTACCTTCGGTGGCCGTGGCGGCAAGGTGCTGACTGTGACCAATCTCAATGATGCTGGTCCTGGTTCTTTCCGTTGGGCTTGCGAACAGGGTGGTGCCCGCATCATCGTCTTCAATGTATCGGGAAATATTGTGTTGAAGACTCCAATCATCGTCCGTGCTCCTTATATCACCATTGCCGGACAGACAGCTCCAGGTGAGGGCGTAATGGTTTCGGGTGAATCTTTCCAGGTTGATACCCATGATGTCATCGTTCGCCACATGCGTTTCCGCCGTGGTAATACCCATGTATGGTATCGTGAGGATTCTTTCGGCGGTAATCCGGTAGGTAACATCATGATTGACCACTGCTCTTGCGAGTTTGGTCTGGATGAGAATATCTCTTTCTACCGCCACATGTTCGATTTGCACGATGGTAAGCCAAAGCGCAAGGTGCCTACGGTGAATGTAACCATCCAGAATACCATCTCTGCCAAGGCACTCGATACATGGAACCATGCCTTTGGCAGTACAATCGGTGGAGAGAATTCTACCTTCATGCGTAACCTCTGGGCGGATAATACAGGCCGTAATCCTTCTATCGGATGGGGTGGTGTGTTCAACTTTGTAAACAACATCGTTTACAACTGGGTACATCGTACAGCAGATGGTGGTGAGTTCTCAACCATGAGCAACTTCATCAACAACTATTATAAGCCAGGACCTCTTACTCCGAAGGGTGCCATTAGCTACCGTATCGTGAAGAGCGAAAGCCGAAGCAACAAACTCTTCCCTTGGGCTCAGTATGGTCGTATTTATGCTGAAGGAAATATCGTAGAAGGCAACGAGGCTGTAACCAAGGATAACTGGAACGGCGGTATTCAGATTGCTGACAAGGATCTTCCAAATGGAATACCTGCAGATGTAAAGGCTCTGATGCGTTCTAACGAACCATTCGTCATGCCACACATGACCATTATTCCTAAGGACCAGACTTTTGATAAGGTGCTTGAGAGTGTGGGTGCAACTATTCCTTCCCGCGACATCGTGGACCAGCGCATCGTAGAAGAGGTTCGTACCGGTCAGGCTTACTATGTAAAGAAACTGCCTAAGAAGAATCCATACGGCGACTTCTGGGGATTGGCTGACAAGTCGAAGGCTGAAGATGGCAGCTTTAAGTACCGCCGTCTGGACAAGGATTCCTATAAGTTGGGTATCATCACAGATATCTGCCAGGTTGGCGGATTCCCTAAATATAAGAAGGTGAAGCCATACGTAGATACAGATGGCGACGGTATGCCTGATGAGTGGGAGATTGCCAACGGCTTGAATCCTAACGACCCTAGCGATGCCAACAAGGATTGCACTGGTGACGGATATACCAATATCGAGAAGTATATCAACGGTATCAGCACCAAGGAAAAGGTGGATTGGACTGACATGAAGAACAACCACGATACTTTGGCAGAGAAGGGAAAACTCCTGTAA